The Haemorhous mexicanus isolate bHaeMex1 chromosome 8, bHaeMex1.pri, whole genome shotgun sequence genome includes a window with the following:
- the LOC132330291 gene encoding rac GTPase-activating protein 1-like yields the protein MLRQRCGRLLARLEQGLQLLELGGSVEEDCIRIARCFEATRQRCCRLEQDGRRAREQLARVEAERAALEVKLKHARNQVEVEMKKRHRAEAELEKQERKLQLVLELLMREPWGSEVLSREQCSVLSALAGRGLGAALAPVRRSSAVDESCQSLLSHSDISYDRTEDDVDVDMTAVRTLKRKAPDRQRVSLAPQVGPVVMAKRHRSSVVPHNAMSVPSMPPPAEVPGPADNLLPAVLVPQRRSRQGHRVSTHAGLPPRPPPSAELTTVWGTNEGLGCRAAGQESHTEGSSVGQPAPAPFPSPPRSLPPVQHKFTSKTVIRPEPCGVCGSRIRFGKTAIKCCQCQLLLHTKCQEQCPSLCTPRPHHHAWPQEGVLADFAPSTPPLVPTLVVQCVTEVEKRGLTETGLYRVPGAEQLVREWKRKLLRAGRVLPALSSVTDIHVVCGVLKDFLRGLKEPLVTFSLHPAFLRAADIPDDAASDTALCHVVSKLPPANRDTLAFLMLHLLRVSHSPDCKMDVFNLSRVFGPTLVGHSSANPTPLAIMEDTPRQCKVVARLLSLPPSFWRGFVETEQENLVPMPALGGERECFFQPIASLEPKSGQLSPAGTCCLPSTLRSCVGKASRPP from the exons AGAGATGCTGCCGGCTGGAGCAGGATGGGCGTCGTGCCCGCGAGCAGCTGGCCCGTGTGGAGGCCGAGCGGGCAGCACTGGAGGTGAAGCTCAAGCACGCCCGAAACCAAGTGGAGGTGGAGATGAAGAAGCGGCACCgggcagaggctgagctggagaagcag GAGCGAAAACTTCAGCTAGTCCTCGAGTTGCTGATGCGGGAACCATGGGGCAGCGAGGTTctgagcagagagcagtgctcTGTTCTCAGTGCCCTGGCTGGCCGGGGCCTTGGGGCAGCCTTGGCACCCGTCAGGAG GTCATCTGCAGTGGACGAGTCGTGCCagtccctcctgtcccactcGGATATCAGCTATGACCGCACTGAGGATGATGTG GATGTTGATATGACGGCGGTGCGGACCCTGAAGCGCAAAGCCCCGGACAGGCAG CGTGTGTCCCTGGCCCCTCAGGTTGGCCCTGTGGTGATGGCAAAGCGGCACCGTTCTTCTGTGGTACCCCATAATGCC ATGAGTGTCCCCTCTATGCCCCCTCCTGCTGAGGTCCCAGGCCCTGCTGACAACCTCCTGCCTGCTGTTCTGGTGCCTCAACGCCGCTCTCGCCAGGGACATCGTGTCTCCACACATGCAG GTCTCCCTCCACGGcctcctccctctgcagagctgaccACTGTTTGGGGCACCAATGAAGGTCTGGGCTGCCGTGCTGCGGGGCAGGAGAGCCACACTGAGGGCAGTTCAGTGGGAcagccagcaccagctcccTTCCCCTCACCCCCCCGGAGTCTCCCACCAGTCCAGCACAAGTTCACCTCCAAAACA GTGATCCGCCCTGAGCCATGTGGTGTCTGTGGCTCCCGCATCCGCTTTGGGAAGACTGCCATTaagtgctgccagtgccagctgctgctaCACACCAAGTGTCAGGAGCAGTGCCCCAGCCTCTGCACACCCAGGCCTCACCACCACGCCTGGCCCCAGGAG GGTGTGCTGGCTGACTTCGCGCCCTCCACGCCACCCCTGGTGCCCACGCTGGTGGTGCAGTGTGTGACTGAGGTGGAGAAACGAGGCTTGACAGAG ACAGGGCTGTACCGGGTGCCAGGCGCGGAGCAGCTGGTGCGGGAGTGGAAGCGGAAACTGCTGCGGGCTGGGAGAGTGCTGCCTGCCCTCAGCAGTGTGACTGACATCCATGTGGTGTGTGGGGTGCTCAAGGATTTTCTGCGGGGACTCAAGGAACCACTGGTCACCTTCAGCCTCCACCCTGCCTTCCTGAGGGCTGCTG ACATCCCTGATGATGCTGCCAgtgacacagccctgtgccatgTGGTGAGCAAGCTGCCCCCAGCCAACAGGGATACCCTGGCCTTCCTCATGCTGCACCTGCTCAG GGTGTCACACAGCCCTGACTGCAAGATGGATGTGTTCAACCTGTCCCGTGTGTTTGGCCCTACGCTGGTGGGACACAGCTCAGCCAACCCCACACCGCTCGCCATCATGGAGGACACGCCTCGGCAGTGCAAG gtgGTGGCTCGTCTCCTTTCACTGCCACCCAGCTTCTGGAGAGGCTTTGTGGAGACAGAGCAGGAGAACCTGGTGCCaatgccagccctgggaggtgaACGTG AATGCTTCTTCCAGCCCATTGCCTCTCTGGAGCCCAAGTCAGgccagctgagcccagctggtACCTGCTGCCTCCCCAGTACCCTAAGGAGCTGCGTGGGCAAGGCCAGCCGGCCCCCGTGA
- the GMPPA gene encoding mannose-1-phosphate guanyltransferase alpha isoform X2, translating to MPLKAVILIGGPQKGTRFRPLSFEVPKPLFPVAGVPMVQHHIEACAKVPGMKEILLMGFYQPNEALSRFLVSAQQEFKVPIRYLQEYAALGTGGGIYHFRDQILSGGAEAFFVLNADVCSEFPLQEMLEFWQQHGDMHSFVILGTTANRTQALNYGCIVANAGTQEVQHYVEKPSTFVSEIINCGIYLFTPAIFQHIGEVFQRNQQELALEESSNGWQRAEVIRLEQDVFTALAGSGKLYVYKTDGFWSQIKSAGSAIYASRLYLNQYSKSHPERLAQNKPGGPVIRGNVYIHPTASIDSTAVLGPNVSIGEGVTVGAGVRVRESIVLHGASLHDHTCVLNTIVGWDSTIGRWARVEGTPSDPNPNDPYAKIDSETLFRDGRLTPSITILGCSVTIPAEVVILNSIVLPHKELSRSYKNQIIL from the exons ATGCCGCTCAAGGCCGTCATCCTCATCGGGGGCCCGCAAAAGG GGACCCGGTTCCGGCCGCTGTCCTTCGAGGTGCCCAAGCCGCTGTTCCCCGTGGCCGGAGTGCCCATGGTGCAGCACCACATCGAGGCCTGCGCCAAG GTGCCCGGCATGAAGGAGATCCTGCTGATGGGTTTCTACCAGCCCAACGAGGCCCTCAGCCGCTTTCTCGTATCGGCGCAGCAAGAGTTCAAGGTTCCCATAAG GTATCTGCAGGAGTACGCAGCCCTGGGCACGGGTGGTGGCATCTATCACTTCCGAGACCAGATCCTGTCAGGTGGTGCTGAGGCCTTCTTTGTCCTCAACGCAGACGTGTGCTCAGAGTTCCCCTTACAGGAGATGCTGGAGTTTTGGCAGCAGCATGGGGACATGCACAGCTTTGTCATTCTGGGTACCACA GCCAACAGGACACAGGCACTGAATTATGGCTGTATCGTGGCGAATGCAGGCACACAGGAG GTTCAGCACTACGTGGAGAAGCCCAGCACATTTGTCAGTGAGATCATTAACTGTGGCATCTACCTCTTCACACCTGCCATCTTCCAGCACATTGGTGAAGTCTTCCAGAGGAACCAACAGGAGCTAGCACT AGAGGAAAGTTCCAATGGCTGGCAGCGTGCAGAAGTGATCCGACTAGAGCAGGATGTTttcacagccctggctgggagtGGCAAACTCTATGTCTACAAAACTGATGGCTTCTGGAGTCAGATCAAGTCAGCTGG ctctgctatCTATGCCAGCCGCCTTTACCTGAACCAGTACAGCAAAAGCCACCCAGAGAGACTGGCCCAGAACAAACCTGGAGGACCTGTCATCCGAG GGAATGTGTACATCCACCCGACAGCCTCCATCGACAGCACTGCAGTG CTGGGCCCCAACGTCTCCATTGGGGAGGGTGTGACGGTGGGCGCTGGTGTGCGCGTGCGAGAGTCCATCGTCCTGCACGGCGCCTCACTCCAT GATCACACCTGTGTCCTGAATACCATTGTGGGTTGGGACAGCACGATTGGGCGCTGGGCGCGGGTTGAGGGGACACCCAGCGACCCTAACCCCAACGATCCCTATGCCAAGATCGACAGCGAGACCCTGTTCCGGGACGGGCGCCTCACGCCATCCATCACAATCCTGG gctgcagtgTCACCATTCCGGCTGAGGTTGTTATCCTCAACTCCATTGTCCTTCCTCACAAGGAGCTGAGCCGAAGCTACAAAAACCAGATTATCCTGTGA
- the GMPPA gene encoding mannose-1-phosphate guanyltransferase alpha isoform X1, whose amino-acid sequence MAHTMTTAPHTNHGPRPDCGLRPAAATPRARGPSQRARPPPGGGRAAEGPALTCPSHVRGSGGGAGPGRAAGLGYGAGARCGTAGEEPSRDAAQGRHPHRGPAKGDPVPAAVLRGAQAAVPRGRSAHGAAPHRGLRQGARHEGDPADGFLPAQRGPQPLSRIGAARVQGSHKANRTQALNYGCIVANAGTQEVQHYVEKPSTFVSEIINCGIYLFTPAIFQHIGEVFQRNQQELALEESSNGWQRAEVIRLEQDVFTALAGSGKLYVYKTDGFWSQIKSAGSAIYASRLYLNQYSKSHPERLAQNKPGGPVIRGNVYIHPTASIDSTAVLGPNVSIGEGVTVGAGVRVRESIVLHGASLHDHTCVLNTIVGWDSTIGRWARVEGTPSDPNPNDPYAKIDSETLFRDGRLTPSITILGCSVTIPAEVVILNSIVLPHKELSRSYKNQIIL is encoded by the exons ATGGCCCATACAATGACCACGGCTCCCCACACTAACCATGGCCCCCGCCCGGACTGTGGCCTCCGCCCGGCCGCAGCCACCCCACGGGCTCGCGGGCCCTCACAGCGAGCGCGGCCGCCCCctggcggcgggcgggcggccgaGGGCCCGGCGCTGACGTGTCCTAGCCACGTGCGCGGAAgtggcggcggggccgggccgggccgggctgcggGGCTCGGTTACGGAGCTGGGGCTCGGTGCGGAACAGCCGGAGAGGAGCCGAGCCGCGATGCCGCTCAAGGCCGTCATCCTCATCGGGGGCCCGCAAAAGG GGACCCGGTTCCGGCCGCTGTCCTTCGAGGTGCCCAAGCCGCTGTTCCCCGTGGCCGGAGTGCCCATGGTGCAGCACCACATCGAGGCCTGCGCCAAG GTGCCCGGCATGAAGGAGATCCTGCTGATGGGTTTCTACCAGCCCAACGAGGCCCTCAGCCGCTTTCTCGTATCGGCGCAGCAAGAGTTCAAGGTTCCCATAAG GCCAACAGGACACAGGCACTGAATTATGGCTGTATCGTGGCGAATGCAGGCACACAGGAG GTTCAGCACTACGTGGAGAAGCCCAGCACATTTGTCAGTGAGATCATTAACTGTGGCATCTACCTCTTCACACCTGCCATCTTCCAGCACATTGGTGAAGTCTTCCAGAGGAACCAACAGGAGCTAGCACT AGAGGAAAGTTCCAATGGCTGGCAGCGTGCAGAAGTGATCCGACTAGAGCAGGATGTTttcacagccctggctgggagtGGCAAACTCTATGTCTACAAAACTGATGGCTTCTGGAGTCAGATCAAGTCAGCTGG ctctgctatCTATGCCAGCCGCCTTTACCTGAACCAGTACAGCAAAAGCCACCCAGAGAGACTGGCCCAGAACAAACCTGGAGGACCTGTCATCCGAG GGAATGTGTACATCCACCCGACAGCCTCCATCGACAGCACTGCAGTG CTGGGCCCCAACGTCTCCATTGGGGAGGGTGTGACGGTGGGCGCTGGTGTGCGCGTGCGAGAGTCCATCGTCCTGCACGGCGCCTCACTCCAT GATCACACCTGTGTCCTGAATACCATTGTGGGTTGGGACAGCACGATTGGGCGCTGGGCGCGGGTTGAGGGGACACCCAGCGACCCTAACCCCAACGATCCCTATGCCAAGATCGACAGCGAGACCCTGTTCCGGGACGGGCGCCTCACGCCATCCATCACAATCCTGG gctgcagtgTCACCATTCCGGCTGAGGTTGTTATCCTCAACTCCATTGTCCTTCCTCACAAGGAGCTGAGCCGAAGCTACAAAAACCAGATTATCCTGTGA